A stretch of the Ananas comosus cultivar F153 linkage group 14, ASM154086v1, whole genome shotgun sequence genome encodes the following:
- the LOC109720118 gene encoding uncharacterized protein LOC109720118: MRRHLAVRRHVHLLIVLEEIPVAREFPNVFPAEQPGMPPDWEIKFFIELVPDTTLISKATYQMAFPELKKMKTQLEDLFDNGVFRLFLDQFVVAFIDDILIYSQSDEEHEDHFLQSGIAVDLKKVDSVIQCPRPTTVTEVRSFLGLAGYYRWHYLYGTHCEVFTDHQSMKYLFTQNELILRQRRWLDFLKDYDLSIQYHLKKANVMADDLSQKQSSADLFFILTEQDCLIEKFRWLELEMLPTGATAKLLTLVVQPTLADRILLGQQSNSHLQKIRTDVEQGKVGDFTIHSDGSLRFRGQRCVLEDLDLKRDILSEAHQSPYTVHFDGTKMYRDLK; this comes from the exons ATGAGGAGGCATTTGGCGGTGCGCAGACACGTGCATCTGCTGATAGTGTTGGAGGAGATTCCAGTAGCTCGAGAGTTTCCCAATGTCTTTCCTGCGGAGCAACCTGGGATGCCTCCAGACTGGGAGATCAAGTTCTTTATCGAATTGGTTCCCGACACGACCCTGATCTCGAAGGCCACCTACCAAATGGCCTTCCCTGAGCTGAAAAAGATGAAAACTCAACTTGAGGATCTCTTTGATAACGG GGTCTTCCGGTTATTTCTGGATCAGTTTGTCGTGGCTTTCATTGACGACATACTGATCTATTCGCAGAGCGACGAAGAGCATGAGGATCATTTTCTACAA TCAGGTATTGCAGTGGACCTGAAGAAGGTGGACTCAGTGATCCAGTGCCCCCGACCGACTACTGTGACCGAGGTCAGGAGCTTCCTCGGCTTGGCAGGTTATTATCGATG GCACTATCTTTATGGGACACACTGCGAGGTGTTTACGGACCACCAGAGCATGAAGTATCTCTTCACTCAAAATGAGTTGATCCTCAGGCAAAGGCGGTGGCTCGATTTCTTGAAAGATTATGACCTCTCGATCCAGTATCATTTGAAAAAGGCGAACGTGATGGCGGACGACTTGAGCCAGAAGCAGTCTTCGGCTGATCTGTTCTTCATACTCACTGAGCAGGATTGCTTGATAGAGAAGTTTCGttggttggagttggagatgTTACCCACTGGGGCCACTGCCAAGCTGTTGACTCTAGTAGTGCAGCCTACCTTGGCTGACCGGATTTTGCTCGGGCAGCAGTCAAATTCGCATCTACAGAAGATTCGGACAGATGTCGAGCAGGGTAAAGTGGGGGATTTCACGATCCACTCTGACGGTTCTCTTCGCTTCCGGGGCCAGAGGTGTGTGCTTGAGGATTTAGATTTGAAGAGAGACATCTTATCTGAGGCACATCAGTCCCCATACACTGTGCATTTCGACGGAACCAAGATGTATCGCGATTTGAAGTAG